ctgattttttttgtaaaatagccTGTAAATATATAAAGCCTAAATTTTACAAGGAACACATTTCAGATAGATTAAAACAATGTCttaaagaaagtaaaatattatacatgtCACCAATAACCTCTCCCCTTTAATCTTTACAGGTCAAGgaaactttaaaacatttattataggCGCACGCTCGAAAAAGTATTATGTTCTAGGCAATAATGAAACATATGAGTAACCATAGAAAGTAATGATGCTGAGGCATGGATGCTGAGATGGGAGTAAGGATTGATAGTCTGTTCTCCAATGTAATGCCCTTCCTTCTTTCAACGATTTAAtccattatttgtttttacacgTATTCTTCTATATTACATTCAGTTGTTCTTTTATTTCAGGTTACCCATTGTCTTAAATTTTGTTTTGCGTCTGTCcgtcaatattttttgttatctcCATTGTCCATGCTCACAGGTGTTCATAGAAAAAGCTGTTCAAAAAACTCTTTCGATTCCAGCACATTTGAAGGtttacataaatgaaaacatgtgATCATGAACCTGGGACTCCTATATTCGATTAATTTAATCAGGACAATTCCGAGAAATGCTTATTGTGGTGTTACCATCCTGCGGAAATTGCATCCCtgaattgcaaaaaaacttgaaaaatcAGACACATGTTGAACTTCCTAAACTTTTCCTAACTGAAATTGAACTGAGTAAGGTTTATGTTAAATCTAGCAGTACATCAGGTTTTAATCAGAAGCTGCAATAACCAGATCTTGTCTTTTCCTCCTAATGTACCATCAAATTAAATCTTGATTTGTGGTGCCCTCTAACATAATACAAATGCTTgactatttttgttatgttattaaaaatagttaCATATTAATGGCCTAATATTACCAGTTACAGTTTTTGATTTTTAGGATAAATACATAATTTGGTTTTTAGCATAGCCAGATATAAGGAAGATCTCTGGAATGTCTCTTATTTTTCAAATGCTGATAGAAATTTTGAATAGCATTGTATTCAAGTATTCAGAATAGCAATATAGCTAAAATccatataaagagagaacaatTTCTCACCTTTGTACATCTCCCGTTGGGTTTAACAATTAATCCTGTAGACTAACTGTAGCTAGATGAAAATCTATGCATTTTAGCAAAGGTTGCTGGAGAAGCTCCCCAGTCGGCTCTTCATACTTAATGTGAAGAGGTTTTCCACCCCGCAAcagtttttagtgaataaatcccaaggAGTTCAGAACAAGTTCACCAACTTTAACTTCTGTTTTTCCCAGTTACTGTAAATTTCCAGGACCCATTATGCCCCCGAGCCGCATTCAAAATACTTGTTAGTATTAGGTTTAACCTCTAACTGCTATTCCTTTTTTTGAGAAACGACATAAAGAATTAGTAAGCTATATAAAGCCCAAATATCCCAGTTCACATGGGCTGGAATCTATTTATGCTCTTATACCCTGGAGTCAGTGTTCACCACTCCCTGTATATTTCTCGTTAAGTTCCAGTTATTCATTTTCTCTTGGCTAGTTTTGCACTTTGCTAAAAAATCACTAGAATTGCTGTGTTGTATTCTTATACAGTTGTGACACTGTGTGTGCTATGTATATAAACCCCTCCACAATTCTACAATATAGTAAAAGTAatgcagtcaccatagcaaccaatggacttTTCCTACTGCTCCGCTTGCTACACTTTGCTCCAGCTTTTACATGATCTCTCAAATtcttaatcataaaaaaaagccaGTCTTAGTTGGGCTATGGTGTAAAAAGACATGAATGCCGACAAAGGATAATGGGAATTGCAGTCAATCAAAAGCTGGAGAGTCCTGCATTGGCTTCCTACACTCTAAATGAGATTATGTCAGCGACATCACTCTCTCTTTCCCTATACAATGCAGTGCTCAGCAAACTTCCTTCATCTCCAGCAATTCCAACAACACTTACACAACCAATGTATCATTGTAGATTTATATGTCCGATGCACATAAATGATTAATCTATAAACTGTAGTTTATACATTAACATTTTGAATTATAACCTGCTTTGTCTAAAAATGCCTGTAGAATGGTTTGCACAATATGTTATCCTTCATACATACCTGTGATGCTTAGAGAAGACTAATTTTTTGCAAATCCTTCTACTTTTACATGCCAATAAAAAGGATTAGGGTTAGCAGTGGTGCCAGTATCCCAGGCTAAAGCCATGAACTGAGTGATGCCAAGAAGTATGTGATAAGGGAGGCAGCCAGACGATGCCCTGTCCCTTTTCAAAGTATCCCACGGGTGAAGAGGAAACATGGGGCGGTCTAGGGGAGGTGCAGGATATTGATGGTGTGCTTGACAGAAAGGAgagtgttttttccttttttgggggggggggggtggggggggggtaggcgGCGAATAAATGACTTTTAACATGTTTATTGCCAAACAGCATAGTAGTTTGTAATAGTTCAAACATTTGTGCGTAATATTGCGtacaaaaagtataataaatgaaGGTATAAAACTGCATACAAGGGGCTCAATGTGATCACCTGTCCAAACTTTAATTGCTGTTAAACAGTGTTTGAAAACACCAGCCTGCAACCCCTTGCTTAGACTGTATATCATAGGACAATATTACCGTTTTTCTTTTCTAAGTTTTCTAACTTCTTGGCTAAGTTTTTGTTCATGTGGATGAAAAATCTATTAAATACATACTTGTCAAAGGTTTGGGCCCATTTTAAGAGTAGAGATCAATAAAATAAGGCATATGATATATGAGAAGATAGCTTATACATTCAGTAAACTATGTATTTTGGCCGGGTAACCATGgcagatctccccaactagcgcACTAGTAGCAGCACAGTGATCCACCTTCCAGGTTTCCATATGCAGTGGTGCAGTGGTGATACTCTAATCATGGCCAAAAATGTACCTAGGGAATAAAgctgatttatttttgtcatgttaatttaaatattgtcaTTTTTCCTCATAATCCTCTTTCGCATTgtattatgcattatttaagCTTCAACCTTTTACTCACTACTCCTTAACCCCGTCATCCTTTAGTGTACCTGTTAAAACTTTAAGTCCCTCATCTGCCGTACCTTAACTCTGTTCTCACTTACTGTCCCTCATCTAACATTGTCTTACCTAGGAAAACTCTTTTAAATACCCATcataaaatgatgtattttagCAGGGAGCCTCCCTGGGACAGACCCCCGGATCTCCATTGCTGTCTTGCTCCTTGTTGGCTCTTACATTCCACTTGCACCATCGTTCTCTGTGAAACAGTACTATGATGTGACCTGACAAAACATCTTAGATATGGCAATAGCAGTGGCTgctggtgggtaattccaatgggggttcacaatatatacattttaaaaattaaatgtacatttacgacttaatgtacaggttaaaatacatttcccctaaattaaccctaaacaccccaataaccataactgcccctaaatatcccattaactataactgcccctaaatttaccctaaacaccccattaaccataactgcgccttaattaaccctaaacaccccatcaactataactgcccctaaatttaccctaaacaccccatcaaccctAAAGGATTGCAGTCAGTCACTGGGAGGGCGGGGAGTGTGTTGGCTGGGAGCTGATGGCTGGGAGCTTCTCCCCTGATCTCACAGCTTTTACTGTGCAAAACAGGGTTCAATTAGCAAGCACGGCATCATTGAGCCAAGTAGGGTCTTTCTTCCTATCGCACGTGCGATAGGCAGACTACATTAGGCGACTGGAGGCTTCATGGCACGTGAACCCCAAAGagcaaaggggaaaaaaattgcaaaattcatcaaaaatccattttaatctaatttaaattaaaatggattGTTTGATGAATTTAGCAATTTTGCGCTTGGGGGTTCACGTGcgcatgtgctcctatggaggagcctccaATAGGGGAATATTACCAGGGAGATAAAGTAAGGAAGTGCAGCCCTGGGTAAAGCATGCTAAGTAGGCTGTTCTGGCTTCAAGGATCTTCCTTATAATAGCCCCATTGAGCACTGGCACATTGGGCAGTCTGTTAAAATACTGGGTAATTTGCACCCTGTTGTGCAACACCCTAGTAGGTGTATTGCCAGCATATGACCgttttgaccttttttttttttttttttttttttttttttttacatattgtttaAACATCTTAAGGAAGGAACCCAAATTCACGTTTTTGTTGCCCCTTTTTAAGTGACACCCTAGTGCTAAGCCGGAATGTGCTTCTACATGCCTATCAAATAAGAGGTAGCCAAGTTCATGTATTTTTCCCACCAGTGAAATAATACCGCATTCTAGTCAGGCTTCCCTTATGGTGAAGCACAGGCAAGATTCTCACAATTGTTCTCAATATTGCATTCTATGACAAAGGAAGTATGACTagacattatacattttgtctCTTTGAGATACTattgaatataaaacaatatgaaaCCTATCTTtaataaactgtaaaataaacatgactTGTAAGTAGATAGGAGATAACTAAATTTAGCAGGAAAGAAACTATACTTTGAAATAAGAAAGGGAGAAAGGCAAGCTTCACATACATTTAATGGTTAAATCAAATTGAGAGTGAAACAGATAAAAGGGTCAGAGTATAATATCACTGGGTAGGTATGATGACTAAATGACTCTATATATTAGAGAATAAGCTTTCATGttgtgtaaccccccccccaataaaactataaataaaatataatggtaAATGTGAGCTCATTTTGGCTGCTGAATTGCATTATCATAAAAATCAATCCAATCTCAATTTATTAATTCagctattttaaaaataaaaaaaaaactcaaatagaaaaaaaaaacacattccacAATTTTTCACATTCCAAATTTGTTCCAGTGTCCAGGGAAATCTGTACCTCCTCTAGATCCCCACACATTGCAACAAGACACGCCAAACACAGCAGTGGAAGCAGAAGTAAGATCTCTGTGTTCCACACTGAACCGACAGACAGATGGTGTCGGTGGAAGCAGGTTGCTTGGGATCCTGTAGTAGCTGCAACCAGAGCTGGCCCTAGGGTTTCTAAGGCCCTAGGCAAACTATTATTCTGATGCCCCCCTCCTGCACTTCTACATGTACTTGTTTTTCCAACAAAGCAAAGAACCTAAGCCTATATAAACCAGTGTCCCTTTTGTTACTCCACTAACTCTGAGAGCATCTTAAGTACCGAAATAAAAACAACTTGAAAAATCTCTGGTTTCCTTCCAAAAACTAGCTGAATAATGAAAAAGTTTCATCGATGTTCTTTCAATGTATGGTAAAAAAGAAGCTGCTCTAGTTGCTCTTTTTCTGCAGACTTACATACATTGAGTATAGTCAAGAGAATAAAAATACTTCTGACAAAGTATTACTATTTAAAGCAAAGGGATGGGTgaccatattttatttctgccattcagggacacgcTATGAAtcgcatgagatcacacacgcaggtataaatatatatatatataaaacattttcaaaagatggtcagcactccaggtctttaaattgacaatttcattttattcaaatgacttgactttgaataaaatgaaattgtcaatttaaagacctggagtgctgaccatcttttgaaaatgttttgtatgaaaactgctggttactagcaccgggcttggaatatttggaatggtgtgcaatggactctgtgagtaaatatataaatatatatatatatatatataattacacacacatgcgttagacatgcatttgtaACCAcctaatatgtacttatctctttgaagtaaagactgtgattgaaatatttcaaaataacagctgaactggcagttatttttcattccttaatattagcccctgctgccgatatatattaatattagcccctgctaacaatacattttatattgaaaaaaattgggccctatgcaagcatttccttgggccccgctccacgctccctagcatgcaatcactcccccACTCCCgcaccaaaaacatttttgctaCACTGAATCAGAATCAGATAtaaaaatcctgtatttgcaggtatacaataataatctatggaaacatagcattgcaggtatagatcaacataataacacacaatcccagcattgcaggtataaatcaactggaaatcacatgtaaactcagcactgcaggtattgatcaactgaataagacatacaaaccctgtatttaatgttatatatatatatatatatatatatatatatatatatatatatatatatatatatataaatactgtatggaaaaatagcattgcaggtatagataaaaccccctaaattacaggcatagctcacaggttgcacacccgaACGCCAGCCctagcatccacactgcccacatagaatcTGACCAGCAAACAAATTACACGCGTAGgacctgccatctttgtcccaaaacagcccAGCCTGCGCCAACTtgttccccaaacagcccggcctgtgccatctttgtcccataaacaccctgcctgtgccatcttttccattccacaaatcaattatatatctatgatacaaacacttttacagtcactcaccaattcacacttttattcacataattaattcacacaatcatttattctctcactcattcacacaaatcatgtacacatactcattaatgcattctcacaaattaatacaattcatccacatattaatgcattcatactctcactcattcacacaattcatccatacatCAATTCatccattctctcactcatgctcactctttattttaatattcttagtACCCCCTTCTGACTGTCTACTCCCTCttcctccccactatctaccccttcatcccttctcactattcacacattcacacattaattcatactgtcactcattcacaaaatgCATCCACACATCAATTCatccattctctcactcatgctcactctttattttaatattctcacccccttctggcTGTCTACTCCCTCttcctccccactatctaccccttcatcccttctcactatcaaccccctctccctcccttctcaatatgtacccctctcctccccttctcactatctattcccccccttctcattatctaccctcttctcCCGCTGTATTTCCTCCTTACCTTGCAGACGTCCTGCAGTGGGAgtgtgaggcctctgtctcgctgctcacTGCTGAGTGCCTGAATATGACATGATATTCAGacactcagcatgaaatgccggcactgcgaccaagctAGAGGCCTCGCAGAGGAGACTGGGGGGCGCCGAGCAGAACCTTATTCTTGagcgaccgcttggcgcccctttctctcctccgtgtaaaaaaatgcattttatattgccTATTGCATTGTCCTGGATTGAGGCCCGTTGCAGGCAATGCAGGGCCTGTGGTCACCCTAGGACAGAGATATGTAGATAatgacagcagaaaaaaaacaaacttttggcCTAAAATGTTGTACCACTGCCTTTTTTGATAGCGATTTTACTTAAGTTTTATGCACATCTACTTTCCTTTCTGTAAATGTGGAAAACATGGGAGCATGGAATGCTTTAGTGTACATGAAGaaaatatgttcagcaacattcccATAATACTGaagataaaataacaaaacgCTCCCTTTACATAGAGcactacactacactatacGGTAATCTTAATATTTTACCTGGGAGTGGTAGGGctttaacttttgtttcttttttgttcaccgtttaaacaattttttcaaagACATTTTAATCAATCCCGCTAGGGTCTTTGTATATATCTCTTCCCCCTGATGATAtcatggtgattttttttaaaaaaaaaaattcagattgTCTTTTTCAGGAAGAAACTTTGTTCCCCAATCTTCTTACTCTAAACTCACTCTGTGCTACTCTGCACCCCTGCTTTATTGATCACATCATGTATGATCAGATCTAGGGGTTTCCTCAAAAAGGGTTTAACAGACATTTTCTGagggacacatatatatatagcacatcATACGGCTGTACggcactacggaatatgatggtgctatataaaacaatatatagtaataataacaataatattgttCTGGATATTCAATagtataaaaagtaaataacatACCAGATTTGGTCTGAGAGAAATCCGTACATCCACTGTGATCTTCAATTTCAATATAATTATTGAGGCAGACTCATCGCCATTACGTGAATAAATCAGTTCCTTGTTATGCAATTAGTAGGTAAAGTTATTGTTTAAGTGGGAGCAATATGAAATGTCATACACAGCTATTGCAGGTTGTGGAGTTGTTCCCTGAGgcaatatgtttgttttaaacatattgttttttggATGAGGAGCAGCTTGATTGATCAGATATATATAAAGAGCTTTTGTGAAGTTCAACGCTCAAAGCCAATTGCTTTTCAGTATTGTAATTGGTCCAGTTTTGCTCGTTTGTCATTTTGTAAGCTGGGCATGGAGGGTGATCATTTTCAATTGGAAAGTACAGACAGGGTTTTTCCTGGGTAGGAGCACTTGGTGGATTATTAGTTGCATCCGGGAACATACTGACTTCATTAGTATACCTTTTTGAGCAACATGCCTTTATTCTCTGGAAAATCCTTTGACCAAGTAGAAGAGCCAACTCCAGTAAACTGAGTGCCAGGGAAAGAACAGACACCACtagcataaaaataataaaaattgttttCTCCATAGGTCTGGATACAAAGCAGTCTACTGTGTGTTTACATGGATGCCTTTTGCACTCATAGACTGGAGGCATCACAAAGCCATAGAGGTACCACTGACCCAACAGGAAAGCCGCTTCAAGAATGCTTTTGAAAATTATGCTGGCTGCATAGGTATAAATTAAGGATCCCTTAATCTTTACACACCCATCCTCCTGAATGCAATATTTGAGACGTTTCTTCTCTAGGGCAGCTAAAGCATGTTCCACATGCTGAACTTTGCCCTCCAGAGACCTTAGTTCATTCTCTACCTGCCTCAGTTTTTCCACTTTCTGAGATAGGTAGAGCACATGTCCAAGATAAAGCAGAGTGGGAGTA
This sequence is a window from Spea bombifrons isolate aSpeBom1 chromosome 2, aSpeBom1.2.pri, whole genome shotgun sequence. Protein-coding genes within it:
- the LOC128472784 gene encoding gap junction alpha-4 protein-like isoform X2 codes for the protein MGDWSFLEKLLDQVQEHSTPVGKVWLMVLFIFRLLILSLAMESVWGDEQSDFVCNTKQPGCPNVCYDEAFPISHVRYWVLQFLFVSTPTLLYLGHVLYLSQKVEKLRQVENELRSLEGKEDGCVKIKGSLIYTYAASIIFKSILEAAFLLGQWYLYGFVMPPVYECKRHPCKHTVDCFVSRPMEKTIFIIFMLVVSVLSLALSLLELALLLGQRIFQRIKACCSKRYTNEVSMFPDATNNPPSAPTQEKPCLYFPIENDHPPCPAYKMTNEQNWTNYNTEKQLALSVELHKSSLYISDQSSCSSSKKQYV
- the LOC128472784 gene encoding gap junction alpha-4 protein-like isoform X1; the encoded protein is MGDWSFLEKLLDQVQEHSTPVGKVWLMVLFIFRLLILSLAMESVWGDEQSDFVCNTKQPGCPNVCYDEAFPISHVRYWVLQFLFVSTPTLLYLGHVLYLSQKVEKLRQVENELRSLEGKVQHVEHALAALEKKRLKYCIQEDGCVKIKGSLIYTYAASIIFKSILEAAFLLGQWYLYGFVMPPVYECKRHPCKHTVDCFVSRPMEKTIFIIFMLVVSVLSLALSLLELALLLGQRIFQRIKACCSKRYTNEVSMFPDATNNPPSAPTQEKPCLYFPIENDHPPCPAYKMTNEQNWTNYNTEKQLALSVELHKSSLYISDQSSCSSSKKQYV